Proteins encoded in a region of the Vibrio ponticus genome:
- a CDS encoding glycosyltransferase, translated as MNSIKKILFVHYGEDWIRGSERCLLDLITHLDKERFEAVVWTNNTMLIPHLEEAQVEYRIDNFPLLAGWQKPKADISSWVKLVGKGKNLIQQLGIDLIHVNSAAPCQWMSLAARMCSCPMVTHLHSDYISRDRVTLGIHLSPFVITASNAVAQNLIHDGYPQDNLTIVHNGIDIAALDAQPEVDVKQQLKIDSNATLYATVGSLIHRKGVDRILMALRHLTLEYPNSHLVVIGDGEERENLEQMCHKLHLDNHVHFLGEKTNVVGWLKGCDAFVSAAREEAFGLVITEAAVANIPIVAPFEGGIPEIVHHGETALLYANHGSGPLLNMMRCVQNHRDDCQSIAQNAHAHIQSVFTVERYVNQIEDLYRQILQQENVVFPSLQSGLKPLKTAIANRKNKGGDNEASTQHHL; from the coding sequence ATGAATTCGATAAAAAAGATTTTATTCGTACACTACGGAGAGGATTGGATTAGAGGCAGTGAACGCTGCTTGCTCGATTTGATTACCCATTTGGATAAGGAGCGTTTTGAAGCCGTTGTCTGGACCAACAACACCATGCTGATTCCTCATCTTGAAGAGGCGCAAGTTGAATATCGTATCGACAACTTTCCGTTGCTCGCAGGTTGGCAAAAACCAAAAGCCGATATCAGTAGTTGGGTCAAACTTGTAGGTAAAGGGAAAAACCTCATCCAGCAGCTTGGTATTGATTTGATTCACGTTAACAGCGCTGCCCCCTGCCAATGGATGTCTTTAGCGGCTCGAATGTGTTCCTGCCCGATGGTGACACACCTGCACAGTGACTACATTAGCCGCGACAGAGTCACATTAGGTATTCATCTCTCTCCATTCGTGATAACAGCAAGTAACGCTGTCGCGCAAAACCTGATTCACGATGGCTACCCACAAGACAATCTTACCATCGTCCATAATGGCATCGATATAGCAGCATTAGACGCCCAACCAGAGGTCGATGTTAAACAACAATTAAAGATCGACAGTAACGCTACCCTCTATGCGACAGTGGGCTCTCTTATTCATCGCAAAGGTGTAGATAGAATTTTAATGGCGCTACGCCATTTAACTCTGGAATATCCAAACAGTCATCTTGTGGTTATAGGTGACGGAGAAGAAAGAGAAAATCTCGAGCAGATGTGTCATAAGCTGCACCTCGATAATCATGTGCACTTTCTTGGTGAGAAAACCAATGTGGTAGGCTGGCTTAAAGGCTGCGATGCGTTTGTCAGTGCCGCAAGAGAAGAGGCATTTGGTCTAGTCATCACTGAAGCGGCAGTTGCCAATATTCCAATTGTTGCGCCATTTGAAGGCGGTATTCCTGAGATTGTGCATCACGGTGAGACCGCACTGCTCTATGCAAATCACGGTAGTGGTCCTTTGTTAAATATGATGCGCTGCGTCCAGAATCATCGCGATGACTGTCAATCCATTGCACAAAACGCTCATGCTCATATCCAGTCTGTATTCACCGTTGAGCGTTATGTTAACCAAATCGAAGATCTTTATCGTCAAATATTGCAGCAAGAAAATGTGGTTTTCCCTTCACTACAAAGCGGTCTTAAACCCTTAAAAACGGCTATTGCGAACCGTAAGAACAAAGGAGGAGACAATGAAGCGTCAACACAACATCATCTTTGA
- a CDS encoding glycosyltransferase family 4 protein — protein sequence MKRQHNIIFDPIPFKGGSKIATSEALSLCSNETARFTVITVNPDYWQQSELAKQHQIDIATIYAIPWLCEQVQGVFFWLNQLYFSIILMLQLLGRVRADKFIAASGPGVDMPLYLINQLLKRNLVQIIHGNVACSRSIGWCLTQANVVFYLPSTYSSLQTALHRYLSKKLTQADSVTRANQILQSEHFQSFVNGIASHKWPSQSQIGTPKCLWAASLLRWKGLERFVTAIRLAQRHRKITSIICYIRPKQIQLGISQAPIALPNTSWYQDPDNFDRLRSECSIFVSTSENEPFGLSILEALAAGMCVVIPRDGSYWDQKLEDDVNCLKYTTGDEADLAQVLLRLDREPPTLQSIQHHASEVAERYHASERYRAIVECVSASCDSMTLPAQDSAK from the coding sequence ATGAAGCGTCAACACAACATCATCTTTGATCCTATTCCTTTTAAAGGCGGATCGAAAATTGCCACCAGCGAAGCTTTAAGCCTTTGTTCAAATGAAACCGCTCGTTTCACGGTAATTACCGTTAACCCTGATTACTGGCAACAAAGCGAATTAGCCAAACAACATCAAATCGATATCGCTACTATCTATGCCATTCCATGGTTATGCGAGCAAGTTCAAGGGGTTTTCTTCTGGCTCAACCAACTCTATTTCAGCATCATACTGATGTTGCAATTGCTGGGGCGAGTACGTGCAGACAAATTTATCGCAGCATCTGGACCAGGTGTGGATATGCCGTTGTATCTGATTAATCAACTACTAAAGCGCAATTTAGTGCAAATCATACACGGTAATGTAGCGTGCTCTCGCTCAATTGGATGGTGTTTAACTCAGGCTAATGTCGTCTTCTACTTGCCCTCAACCTACTCCAGTTTACAAACGGCGCTGCACCGATACCTAAGTAAAAAGCTAACTCAAGCAGACAGTGTTACTCGTGCCAATCAAATTTTACAAAGCGAACACTTTCAATCGTTCGTCAATGGTATCGCTAGTCATAAATGGCCCAGCCAAAGTCAAATCGGTACGCCAAAATGCCTTTGGGCAGCGTCACTATTAAGATGGAAAGGTTTGGAACGGTTTGTCACTGCGATTCGTCTAGCACAGCGTCATCGAAAAATAACCAGTATCATTTGCTATATCAGACCCAAACAGATTCAACTCGGAATCTCGCAAGCTCCCATCGCATTACCCAACACCTCTTGGTATCAAGATCCCGATAACTTTGACCGATTAAGAAGTGAATGCAGCATTTTTGTTTCAACCAGCGAGAATGAGCCGTTCGGCTTGTCTATCTTAGAAGCACTCGCTGCCGGCATGTGTGTGGTAATCCCTCGCGATGGTAGTTATTGGGACCAAAAGCTTGAAGATGATGTGAACTGTTTAAAATATACGACCGGAGATGAAGCAGATCTTGCTCAAGTACTATTGCGGTTAGATAGAGAACCACCAACTCTGCAATCCATTCAACACCATGCGAGTGAAGTCGCTGAACGCTATCACGCGAGCGAGCGATATCGCGCCATTGTTGAATGTGTTTCTGCTTCTTGTGATTCAATGACTTTGCCTGCTCAAGACAGTGCTAAGTAG